One window of Paenibacillus albicereus genomic DNA carries:
- a CDS encoding TetR/AcrR family transcriptional regulator produces the protein MRPHSLRDMKKEATAHALATAAFELALEKGLDGFVVEDVVQRAGYSRRTFANYFSCKEEAVAMIAMTFDGSVHEDGELNFDLSERLSPVDVLHRWLQARFTTDLLRKIRELFSLSRRHPTLEPFILSVLKRLEAGAEEELRRFSRDGQDLVYSHLLIGAVFGAVLPILDGTLQVRLPGDPEERAPGAIPFEQHLAATFAYLRNGF, from the coding sequence ATGCGGCCGCACAGCCTGCGGGACATGAAAAAAGAAGCGACCGCCCATGCCCTGGCGACCGCCGCCTTCGAGCTCGCGCTCGAAAAAGGGCTGGACGGCTTCGTCGTCGAGGACGTCGTCCAGCGCGCCGGCTATTCGCGGCGCACGTTCGCGAACTACTTCTCGTGCAAGGAAGAGGCGGTCGCCATGATCGCCATGACGTTCGACGGCAGCGTGCACGAGGACGGGGAGCTCAACTTCGACCTGTCCGAGCGGCTCTCGCCGGTCGACGTGCTGCATCGCTGGCTCCAGGCCCGCTTCACGACCGACCTGCTGCGCAAGATCCGCGAGCTGTTCTCGCTCTCGCGCCGCCACCCCACGCTGGAGCCGTTCATCCTGAGCGTGCTCAAGCGGCTCGAGGCCGGCGCGGAAGAGGAGCTGCGGCGGTTTTCCCGGGACGGCCAGGACCTCGTCTATTCGCATCTGCTTATCGGCGCCGTGTTCGGCGCGGTGCTGCCGATCCTCGACGGCACGCTGCAGGTGCGGCTGCCCGGCGACCCGGAGGAGCGCGCGCCGGGCGCCAT